GGCTTAAATAATTCAACTTTGGCGCGACAGTCTCTCACCTTGGCGAAGTCTGGGTCGCTAAACTATAAAATATTTTGTTTAAGCGGAGTTATCAGGGTTTATCTATGGAACAACAAGATATCAGCACACAAGTCAGCTGGGGGAAGCAGCGATCCGCCTCTAGGGCGGAGAGCGTTGAGGGGGGCAGCTTCGCTGGCCCTCTTAAATACGTTCAATTGATTTCCAAATCAAGTGGTGCCGGGGGCCGGACTTGAACCGGCACGGCAATGTGAATTACCATGGGATTTTAAGTCCCACGTGTCTACCAATTCCACCACCTCGGCACTAAAAACTAAGTGCTATTATAATCAATAAAAGTAGTATTAACAATATTAATATCTTCAGAAACAGCTTGCTGAGCGTTATAAAAGCTATTTATACAAATAAACCGTGAAATTATCCGGGGAATAATCATGACGTAAAACAGCCTTGGGGGTCAATGACAGGCAGAAGTTCAGTGTTTCTCCGGCATCAAAGTAGTTGAGGTTGGACTCATCCTTGCTTTCGCTGACACTGGATAGAAAATTTACCGCCACGCCTTTTTCTGCAAGGTCGAACATTTTATGCAGTGCGCGGTTGCGGTAATCGGATATGTTTTCCATTTTGCCCAGATTAAAAAGACCGTCAGCCAGAATATATTCGGCTGTATCGTTAAAATCTTTATCTAAAATGTTGATGTTCCGGAAATCCGCATCCGGTTCGTTTTCCGCAGCTACTCTGTAAGCCCTTGGAGAAATATCAATGCCGGTATATTTGAAGGAACTCAGAAATTCAGTGAGATACTTATAAAACAAACCTACGTTGCTGCCAACTTCCAGTATAGAACTGTAGTCGAGGTCGCTGATCTCGGTCAAAATGCGATACTTGAGCAGCATATTTTCCTGTGTGCCATTATCCCCGCTGCGAAAGTCTATATTAAAACGATCAACAAGGGAATCGTAAAAAGCAGCTACTTTTTGAAAATAATCCTTGTACATAGTAACAATATGATAGCAGA
The window above is part of the Candidatus Margulisiibacteriota bacterium genome. Proteins encoded here:
- a CDS encoding class I SAM-dependent methyltransferase, whose protein sequence is CYHIVTMYKDYFQKVAAFYDSLVDRFNIDFRSGDNGTQENMLLKYRILTEISDLDYSSILEVGSNVGLFYKYLTEFLSSFKYTGIDISPRAYRVAAENEPDADFRNINILDKDFNDTAEYILADGLFNLGKMENISDYRNRALHKMFDLAEKGVAVNFLSSVSESKDESNLNYFDAGETLNFCLSLTPKAVLRHDYSPDNFTVYLYK